A stretch of Brevundimonas naejangsanensis DNA encodes these proteins:
- the crcB gene encoding fluoride efflux transporter CrcB, with product MTRFLLVASGGALGAMARYALGLAVGRLAPGAAWPWGTFGANLIGGLLMGLLAGWLALKAGAHQESIRLFAAVGVLGGFTTFSAFSLEAALMIERREMATAALYAAASVALAVAALFLGLLIARKAFA from the coding sequence ATGACACGTTTTCTGCTGGTCGCGAGCGGGGGCGCCCTGGGCGCAATGGCGCGCTACGCCCTGGGCCTGGCGGTCGGCCGCCTGGCGCCCGGCGCCGCCTGGCCGTGGGGAACGTTCGGCGCCAACCTGATCGGCGGCCTGCTGATGGGTCTGCTGGCCGGATGGCTGGCGCTGAAGGCGGGGGCGCATCAGGAGAGCATCCGCCTGTTCGCGGCGGTCGGCGTGCTGGGCGGCTTCACCACCTTCTCGGCCTTCTCTCTGGAGGCGGCCTTGATGATCGAGCGCCGCGAGATGGCCACGGCCGCCCTTTATGCCGCCGCCTCGGTCGCCCTGGCCGTCGCCGCCCTGTTCCTGGGACTTCTCATCGCCCGAAAGGCTTTTGCATGA
- a CDS encoding RluA family pseudouridine synthase has protein sequence MTREVKTLFVAEAEDGIRLDRWFKRRWPHLSHIQVQKMARSGQIRVDGSRVKPEDRLTAGAAVRVPPIPEATPRQPGDKHELNERDIAYAKSLVLYEDDMVIALNKPHGLAVQGGTKTTKHVDRLLSAWGEGMERPRLVHRLDRDTSGVLLLGKGPEAAKRLAGAFARRQAKKTYWAIVIGNPKPSAGQIDMALKKTGINDFEMMRPADPKEHGAEPAETAYATVSRAAHRAAWMALRPFTGRTHQLRAHMSAIGHPILGDPKYGNEQSKELSGPLKLQLHARRIELDHPGGGKLIVEAPLSPEMKAGFNHFGFSEDEADEDPFAGVRRMR, from the coding sequence ATGACCCGCGAGGTCAAGACTCTCTTTGTGGCGGAGGCCGAGGACGGCATCCGTCTGGACCGGTGGTTCAAGCGGCGCTGGCCGCACCTGTCGCACATCCAGGTGCAGAAGATGGCCCGCAGCGGCCAGATCCGCGTCGACGGCTCGCGCGTGAAGCCCGAGGACCGCCTGACCGCCGGCGCCGCCGTGCGCGTGCCGCCCATCCCCGAGGCGACCCCGCGTCAGCCCGGCGACAAGCATGAACTGAACGAACGCGACATCGCCTACGCCAAGTCCCTGGTCCTCTATGAGGACGACATGGTCATCGCCCTGAACAAGCCGCACGGCCTGGCCGTGCAGGGCGGCACCAAGACGACCAAGCACGTCGACCGCCTGCTGTCGGCCTGGGGCGAGGGGATGGAGCGCCCGCGCCTGGTCCACCGCCTGGACCGCGACACCTCGGGCGTGCTGCTGCTCGGCAAGGGGCCGGAGGCGGCCAAGCGCCTGGCCGGGGCCTTCGCCCGCCGTCAGGCCAAGAAGACCTATTGGGCCATCGTCATCGGCAATCCCAAGCCGTCGGCGGGCCAGATCGACATGGCGCTGAAGAAGACGGGCATCAACGACTTCGAGATGATGCGCCCCGCCGATCCCAAGGAGCATGGCGCCGAACCGGCCGAGACCGCCTACGCCACCGTCAGCCGCGCCGCCCACCGCGCCGCCTGGATGGCGCTGCGCCCCTTCACCGGCCGGACGCACCAGCTGCGCGCCCATATGAGCGCCATCGGCCACCCGATCCTGGGCGACCCCAAATACGGCAACGAGCAGTCGAAAGAGCTGTCCGGCCCGCTGAAGCTCCAGCTTCACGCGCGCCGCATCGAGCTGGATCATCCCGGCGGCGGCAAGCTGATCGTCGAGGCGCCGCTGAGCCCCGAGATGAAGGCCGGCTTCAACCATTTCGGCTTCTCCGAGGACGAGGCCGACGAGGACCCCTTCGCGGGCGTGCGGCGGATGCGATGA
- a CDS encoding HAD-IA family hydrolase produces the protein MRPLAVFDIDGTLVDSRASIHRAACEAAQVLGLPEPAYDRVRQIVGLSLHHALHVLEPALTDAELADFVAAFQASFRAMYEAGHEEPLYPGVMDTLRRLKRDGWRLSLATGQNRRGVARNLARPEWSDLFLSSHCAEDGPGKPDPAMLRAAMAACGADAASTTMIGDTSHDIAMAVAAGVHPLGVGWGFHTVEEQAAAGALHIAADFPDLEAALDRFASASLFA, from the coding sequence ATGAGGCCGCTGGCCGTTTTCGACATCGACGGCACCCTGGTCGACAGCCGCGCCTCTATCCACCGGGCCGCGTGCGAGGCGGCGCAGGTTCTGGGCCTGCCGGAGCCGGCATACGACCGGGTGCGCCAGATCGTGGGCCTGAGCCTGCATCACGCTCTGCACGTGCTGGAGCCGGCGCTGACCGACGCCGAACTGGCTGATTTCGTCGCGGCCTTTCAGGCCAGCTTCCGCGCGATGTATGAGGCGGGCCATGAAGAGCCGCTCTATCCGGGCGTCATGGACACCCTGCGTCGGCTGAAGCGCGACGGCTGGAGGTTGTCGCTGGCGACGGGCCAGAACCGCCGCGGCGTGGCCCGCAACCTGGCCCGGCCCGAGTGGAGCGACCTCTTCCTGTCCAGCCACTGCGCCGAGGACGGGCCGGGCAAGCCGGACCCGGCCATGCTGCGCGCCGCCATGGCCGCCTGCGGAGCCGACGCCGCCTCTACGACCATGATCGGCGACACCAGCCACGACATCGCCATGGCCGTGGCGGCGGGCGTCCATCCGCTGGGCGTCGGCTGGGGCTTCCATACGGTCGAGGAGCAGGCGGCCGCTGGCGCGCTGCACATCGCCGCTGATTTTCCTGATCTGGAGGCGGCGCTCGATCGTTTCGCCTCCGCCAGCTTGTTCGCCTAG